In Patescibacteria group bacterium, the following proteins share a genomic window:
- a CDS encoding glycosyltransferase, which translates to MKYPFISIIIVAEEYNLYLEESLPKYKDLDYPNFEVLVFTTKPCNKKFPKVKFISAPSLAGNPAKRRDLAIKYAKGSWLAFIDDDAYPSKDWLKVASFYFGDMSITAVCGPGVTPPNASAFEKASGWVSASLLGGGNCAHRFVPTRKMFVEDFPSMNFIVRKEGFTKVGGFDSNFYPGEDTKLCLDIVCGLKKKILYVPDVLVYHHRRPLFKKHLKQNGNFGLHRGHFAKTLPQTSRKFSYFVPPLFALGFLIGPFLYLLDRPLFLLWTLVVLIYVLLLILTSVWVFSKERDIKVSLLVIPGIFLTHIWYGIRFIQGFFSKELRR; encoded by the coding sequence ATGAAGTATCCTTTCATCTCCATCATAATAGTTGCCGAAGAATATAACCTTTATTTGGAAGAGTCCCTCCCGAAGTATAAAGATTTGGATTATCCCAATTTTGAGGTTTTAGTTTTTACCACAAAACCTTGCAACAAAAAGTTCCCCAAAGTTAAATTTATTTCCGCGCCGAGTTTAGCGGGTAATCCCGCTAAAAGGCGAGACCTTGCTATTAAATACGCTAAAGGCAGTTGGCTTGCTTTTATTGATGATGACGCATATCCTTCAAAGGATTGGTTGAAAGTGGCAAGTTTTTATTTTGGAGATATGTCCATTACTGCGGTATGCGGACCGGGGGTTACCCCGCCAAACGCTTCCGCATTTGAAAAAGCGTCTGGTTGGGTATCGGCTTCTCTTTTAGGGGGAGGGAATTGCGCGCATAGATTTGTACCCACTAGAAAAATGTTTGTGGAGGATTTTCCTTCTATGAATTTTATTGTGAGAAAAGAGGGTTTTACTAAAGTTGGTGGGTTTGATTCTAATTTTTATCCGGGAGAAGATACCAAACTTTGTTTGGATATAGTTTGCGGGTTAAAGAAAAAGATTTTGTATGTCCCTGATGTTCTTGTCTATCACCATCGCCGTCCGCTTTTTAAAAAGCACTTAAAACAAAATGGTAACTTTGGTCTTCACCGCGGACATTTTGCAAAAACGCTTCCCCAGACTTCGCGAAAATTTAGTTATTTTGTCCCACCTCTTTTCGCGCTGGGGTTTTTGATAGGTCCCTTTTTGTATTTATTGGATCGTCCCTTATTTTTATTATGGACACTGGTGGTTTTGATATATGTCCTTTTGCTAATTCTAACCTCCGTTTGGGTTTTTTCAAAAGAAAGGGATATAAAGGTTTCGTTACTT